The nucleotide window cattttaaaattctgCGCAGCATAAGAGAAAGTAATCTGGAgagaatgttttcttcttttcatctaACATGTTCCAAAAATGTGCTAATAGTTGTGTATATGCTAAGGCAGAATATCaagacatgtttttaaaaaaatgatacacTGCTTCAAAAGGGGTACAACACttcaaaattatttgaaataattttccacAGAAAGAGTTCCATTATACCTTtccatgaataaaaaaaaaattagatgttCACACAGTTAGAAAGTCTTCTGCATATTCTGGCTGTATCTATAGAATCAATAAGAGTATTTGAAATTTAGTATAGTACtctctgtggagttcttggtgctctctgggcttggttgtttgcttgcagacatttcattacccaactaggtaacatcatcagtgtgaatgaGTGTGAGGTTTGTTGCCTGTTTATATGGAGTAGCTTAGTTCTCCCTATTATGGTGCTGAAGAACATCCTCAAAAATTAGGAAAGTTAAGAAAAAATTGGTATAGCCAAGAGGGGAAAATGAGCAGAGCCAGAATAAAAATTGtgtcattaattttatttatttatttatcaaattttgccactgcccatctccccccaagtaTAGAACTGGATTCAGTAGACTGATTAGGTAATATTCTTAACTATGCTTCCTCATGAAAACTGTAGGGTAAGCCCTAAAATAGGGTTCACACTGTTAAAAACCAACTTGCTCAGCCACCCCAAAATCTGAAAGATTCTGGCCCTATCCATGTCTATATTGTAGACaattcactttgcattttgtcccatttttggTAAATAATGTCCCTCCCCACCAAATTTCCCATGTTAAGTGCAGCCTTTAGCCATCAGAAGATAGTTCATCTCCTACATTAATTAATCAATGGCTCCTTAATAGTTTAAAATACTGGCTGATACATTAGTGTTAACAAGACAAGATGGCGACTGTAGTGAGTGAATATACTTATTGGGGTAAAGTAAGCtagccaaaaaagaaagaaattatctcACTGATGTATGCTAAGTAAATTTAATTAACTATATAattggaaagggccatttaggcTACTGAGTCCAAtgccttgctcagtgcaggatataaattaaatcatCCCAGATAGACAGTGTCTagtttctgcttgaacacatccagtgaagggagtCTGTCACCTCTTTGGGTAATTGGTTCGACTGTTAAACTGCTCTCCCTGCCAGAACACAGAATGTTAGACTATAAACTAATTAGAATACAAATACTGTAGCTGAACAGAAAGGGTTGAAATTGGTGGAGATATGGTTTGTTGCGGAAATGCAATGATAAACTATAGCACTGCTGATTTTCAGTTGAAGCTATGGAGAAGATGCCATTCTctcatatattattttttaataatacttACTATATCCTTCAATGCAGATGATAACACAGAAGTTGGTGAAGAAGACAACTTCCTAGGCCAGACATCAACAAATCTAAATCCCCCATCTACGTTCAGTTATTTCTCCCAAACTCCTAGCAGTGGTGATCCCTTTGGAAGCATTGGACAACCACCCTTAGGGGTGGCAACCCCACCCCAAGCTGGAACATCTGTTTTCTCTAAGCCTCctgtttctcttcctcttctgcctggaTCACAAGATGGACCAAGTATATTTTCAGCTCCTgtttccaaatcacagtcttttaaTACACCATCTACTTCAGTACAAGGAATTGGTACTTATCAAACACCTCAGCAAAGTGGTCCTCCACCAACAGTCTTTTCAACTCCACCTCAGGGAGCATCACAACAAGGTTATAACCCTTATCGTCATACTACTTTAAGTAGTAGAGCCAATCCTTACATCACTCCGCCACAGTTGCAACAGACACAAACACCTGCCCAGGGTCTCCAGCCTTCACCTTCTGTACCACCTATGCAGAAGTATCCAACTCCTGCAGGGCCAATGCCACCGGTAGGAAGATTATCTTTCAATATATTGGCATTACTATAAAAAGGTTAAGGACTGAATATTATAGGGTACTGCTCCTCCAATAATCTACCCTCTCACTGTCTCACATCTTCCAGCATCTCAGTAACATTGGTTTATGATTTGCTGAATATGCTTTATAACTTGATTTAACTGAGAAATGAAAATCTAGAACCAAAGCATTTGAAACAAACATTGCCCTTAAAATAAAGGTATATGCATTTACTATCTTGGCACCTACATGATTATTAGAttgcatgaaaacaaaacaaaacagaaatgaaatgtttttgatTTTATGGAACTTTTGACAGTGTTTAATCATATCAAGTAAAGAGTTAATATTTACTTAGTTTATTGGTCATATATCAAtctaaaatatttgcaaaattcagtaatttttgtatttaattttatattttttgaaaGTTACATTGAATAGAGTTTTGATTCAGGTATGGAAACCAACATCTtcattaaatttgaaaataattggTAATCAGGTATACAGAATTAAGATACAAATCCCATATTGCTTTTTCTTGCTCGGTGCCAGTGCTGACAATATGGGAATGTTACTTTAAAATGTATAAGaataattatgtatttttgtAATTCATAATGGAATTATTTGTATGAAATTAAGTTCTGTATCTAAACATAAAGTAAAACTTTGAGAATATtgaggaaactttttttttccagttttcttcaCCCCAGTCAGCACTGTTACCTCAGACATCAATGTCAGCAGGCACACTTGTGAAGGCACCACCTGTCTTATTACATAACCAGTATGAACCAGTTCAGCCACATTGGTTTTACTGCAAGGAAGTAGAAAACAAGGACCTTTGGATGCCATTCAGTGATCTAGATTCTACAGCTCTAGAGAAGGTTTATAATTCTGGTAAGATTTAAGGATGGCCCTTGTGTAATAATTTTTGGCATTGGACATGAAGAGAATGAACAAGTATATTGTATGATATGCAGATCATCTTTACAGTGAGACATTTTTTGCATATACTTAAAGTCTTTTTCAGTGAGAATGTGAGACCTGGTAGGTCCCATGTTTGGAGACAAACAGTTTTTCTTCAGAAATTCTATGTGCTGCTTTGTTTTTTCTGATATCTTCTGAGTAGGTAGGCAGACCGTTACAGCCTGATGTCCAGGAAATTATCAAAATGGCAGAGCATTCCTCACAACTCTGTATACTTCAGAGAGTAAGCAGAAATAAATATAAGTACATACATTTTACCTGTCATAGTACAGAACTGGATATATAAAACATTTGATGACCTTGATCACAGTTATTCATGAAGGAATTAACATTAAGTATCCAATTCTGTTAGAAAGattttccttcactttttttcctcttccactgTGCATTCCCCAAATCTACTGTCGAAGGTTCACAAAGTCATAAGTTTGAGTAGTAGAAGCAATTCTGCCAAGATTCTTCAGATGAAAACTCTCTAGCTGTTTCAATATAATAAGACTGAATACTGAATACTTCATTATTCAAAGAGGATTTCCCCCCTAGTTTTCATATTATTTATCCTGTTTCCTTGTTCCTTCTGTATGGTATCTATTGAGCTTTCTTGTTCTGTCCATGCTAGTGTATTTCACATATTGTCTGATTCTGACCATCACCAATGAGCAAAGTACAATAACTGGTGAAAAAGACATGCATTGGTAAATCTAGAAAACTTTCCAAAATGCCTCATTTCCCAGTAGGAACTTTGGTTCAGAAACAAAATATCACTGTTCAGCATAAAATTTGAAGTGAAGACTTCTCATTTCTAATATCCGCAGGTTGGTTagttgagaaaggaaaaaaagttagttgagaaagggaaaaagattgctaaaaaaataactttccttTTAATCTTTAGTGCAACCCGATCCAGAGAACGTAGTCTTGAGTACTGATGGAGGTCGCTATGATGTTTATCTATATGATCGAGTGAGGAAAGCTGTGTACTGGGAGGAAGAACAATCTGAAGTAAGACGATGTACTTGGTTTTATAAGGGAGATAAGGACAGCAGGTTCATTCCTTATACTGAGGATTTCAGTGAAAAACTAGAGgtgagtatttttaaaattaaggcagCAGTGTTAGCTGTAATGGAAAAAATCCCAAATTCATACTAAAGTTTCTTTTGAATAAAGCTTCATAATGTGCTACCAAATCCATGTcaccattttaaatattatttttgtggCCTTTGAGCTGGCCTTATAAAAATGTAGCTGTAATAGTAATTTTAAACCAAAATTTTGGTTTACATTAAAAAACCCTGCTTATTGAAATTAGGCTCTTATTTTcttacaaagttttttttaaatgcaaattattttacaTTGAATAGATGGTATGTGGCAAAACCTGGTATGGAACTGCCACATGAACAGTGGGAAAAATTAACTACAATCATTATTGTAGTTGCCAGAATGAGTTATTTTGTGTGCTAATATACTATGTTAAGTTCAGTAATGTAGTATTCATATACATAGTCCAGATTATTTCATCATAAAGCCAATATGTGTTTGAAGCTAGAGCACTCTATGGTGCATTAGCCCTAAGTAGAACTTCATATTGTTGCTATGTGACTTTTATTCTTGCTTCAAATCCAGCAGCAAAGTGCTCTTTAGAGCATCTAAATTACATTCTTGTGGCAGTGTCCTTTGATGTGAGACCTTGATGCTTAAGAAAGTTTTAGTTATATAATTGACCTTCCTTGCAGGGTGAGTATAAGAAAGCTGTTACCACAGATCAGTGGCATCGGCGATTGGAATTTCCAGGTGGAGAAACTTTTGTTATGCATAATCCTAAGGTAATGAGAATTCTCATGGTAAAGCAGTGTTGCCCTGACTCTGGAGGGCATCAGTAATGTATTGATATTATCACTGTGCAGGGAAATTATAAGTGGGAATAGAAGCAGGTGCATGTTTTGGGCCATTGGGGGAGGTTGAAATGTTTTAAGGGTGGTTTTGGATAGTTTTTAAGGGTAGATTTTGGAGGCTTAAAGGTGAGGATTGGAATGGTTTGCCTCCCAGAGGCCTCCTATTACTGTTCCCATTGTTAAATCCTGAAAAGcaccaaaattgaaaaaaaaagtccaaaaacCAGTGAGTTTGGTGTGGTTGGAAAACATGCTGCTTAAAGTCCACCAGTTTATTGCCAACATTTGATGGCATGATCATGGGATGTGGGAGGGTGCAAATAGAATTTTGAGAGTCACAAGTGGCACCTGATTTATAGGTTGCCCACCCCTCAGTAAAGTTATATAAAAACccaacttaattttttaaaacaatatacagtcatgggaaaaagaaagtacaccctctttgagttctatggttttatgtatcaggacataataaaaatcatctggtcttaaaattaggtaaagacaacctcagatgaacaacagcacatgacatattacactgtgtcattatttatttttacaaaaataaaggcaaaatggagaagccatgtgtgaaaaagtaagtacaccctatgattcaatagcttgtagaaccacctttagcagcaataacttgaagtaattgttttctgtatgactttatcagtctctcacatcattgtggaggaattttggcaCAAAATTTTGCAAAAATttcttctttacaacattgcttcagttcattgaggtttgcAGGCATTTGTTTATGCATAGCTCTCTTAGGGTCCCACCACAGCACTTCAATCgggttgaggtctggactttgactgggccattgcaccttgattcttttctttccttcctttcattccGTTGTAGATTTGCcggtgtgcttgggatcattgtcctgttgcatgacccaattgcagccaagctttagctgtcggacagatggcctcacatttgactgtagaatactttggtatacagaggaaTTCATGGTTGACTCAATGagtgcaaggtgcccaggtcctgtggctgcaaaacaagcccaaatcatcacccctcGACCACTGTCcttgacagttggtatgggatgtttgtgctgatatgctgtgtttggttttttGCCAAACgtggtgctgtgcattatggccaaacatctctgtccaaaggacattgttccagaagtcttgcaatttgttcagatgcaactttgcaaacctaagccgTGCTGCCacgttctttttagagagaagaggctttctcctggcaatccttccaaacaaaccatacttgtacagtctttttctaattgtactgtcatgaactttaacatttaacatgctaactgaggcctgtagagtctgagatgtaactcctggattttttgcaatttctctgagcattgcacggTCTGATgttggggtgaatttgctgggacatccactcctgggaagattggTAACTGTCTTTAATGTTTTTCACTTGTGAATAAtcttcctcactgtagaatgatggactttaaattgtttggaaatggccttataacccttcccagattgatgggcagcaacaattgcttctctaagatcactactgatgtctttactctttggcattgtgttagCACACACAATGCTGAAGACCAGCAAACTCCTAAAACTTCAGCTTTTATAGaggtggtcacacttgctgatgatcaattaatcaagggcatttgattagcagcacctggctgctacttagcctcttaatacctatggaagcagtaagggtgtacttactttttcacacatggcttctccattttgcctttatttttgtaaaatgaataatgacatggtgtaatatgtcatgtgttgttgttcatctgaggttgtctttacctaattttaagacctgctaaggaccagataatttttattatgtcctgatacgtaaaaccatagaatccaaagagggtgtacttactttttcccatgaCTGTATACTCTTCTTTGGGGCCTAAAAAGGtacctttttgctttttaaagagaAGTTAATCCTATCGGTGCTTCAATCTCCTCAGTAATATCCCTACTTTAAGGAGTAGCTGCTCCATTGGAATCTGATTTAGTAGGAGATACGTTGGATTATCTTGCCAACAGTGCCATTTGAGATTTTGGGTAATGTGCTGTTAATTAAAATTTTGTTAAAATTAAGTAATTTTAAGCTTTgaggactttttaaaatcattttggcAACTGAGATAAGTAGAACTTCGCTTTTGCCAAAGTATGTGCTGAACAGCCAtgttttcttggggaaaaaaatctgtcatgTCCATGAAGTTAATGTATCTAAACTATAGTATAATTTTTATTGCATAATGTACCTGTAAGTTAAAATGTGTATAAATGTGATACATTGATTGTATCACAGGTTATAGTTCAGTTCCAGCCTTCTTCAATACCAGATGAATGGGGCACTACGCAAGACGGTCAGACCAGGCCAAGAGTAGTAAAACGTGGAATTGATGATGATCATGAGGCCATTCCAGATGGTAAGTTGTCCGGGATTTCagacaaaatattttcttatagTCTCTTGCTTCTCTTTATATGCCAGGGTAAGATACATGTTTTGGTTGAAGAATGTGTTGGCTTGCCGCAAGCTTCTGAATGTTCACTGTACAAATGCTAGCAATGAGTAAGGCCACTGTCCAGAATGCATAAAACCACTTCCCTCTGGACATGTGGTATATATCCAGAGATGCCTGAGAGGCTATTGCCTCAATCTCCTCTTGAGATCACAGTTTACGGGATGCCTTAAAGTTCCTTCAAAGCTGAATAGAAAAATGCTGTAAATATATAGGAACATTTAAATAGGCATCTATGCcctgtaacatttatttttatcaatttaAATGAtggtatttctttttattttttaggtgAAGTGTCTCAAATTGATCATTTGGTATTTATGGTCCATGGAATTGGCCCAGTCTGTGATCTGCGCTTCAGAAGCATTGTTGAATGTGGTAGGATTATTTGAGTATGGGTACAGGAGTGCATATGACAGCATATTTCCTCATTCATTTCTTCAGCTGGTACCTTACTATGTACTGATTCTTACACCTTTATTTACAGTTGTCTGTAAAGGCATTTAGTCACATACACTAAAGTGTTTAGTCCAATCTTCAAATTGGATTTCAAATCACAGCAGATGTTGCATcagaaatataaacataaaaattaaattaaagttcCATGTGGTTAAGAGGGTAATGAAATGAATAAACTATCTTCAAAAGCTATTagtgaaagaaagcaaaattatcaACTGTTACTGTTGACAAACTTAGTATTTAGAAGTTAAGATTTCCCAAATGATTTGGAAAGGTAAAGGGTGGTAAATTGCTCCTGATGTTTTATCCAAGTAAACTATAAACATACTTTCTAATGTTTTGGATGGTGAACACTCTAGAATTTGGTGgggttttaaaatcaaaatatgatGGAGTATATACAAAACTTTAGTTACACTTTTATAAATCTACCTTTTTTGTGTAGGGTTTGGTCTAGAAAATACTTATTTTCAGAAATTAGAAATTCTGGTAGAGACACTATGCCATAATCACTATAAATTTGTTCACTTAATATTAATCTGTGCCACTTGTATTActtctctccctttttaaaaagttgatgacTTTCGGACAGTATCCCTGAAATTGCTGCAAACACATTTTAGGAAATCGATAGAAGAACATAAAGTGAACAGAGTTGAGTTCCTACCAGTTCATTGGCATAATGCTTTGCATGGAGATGCAACAGGGGTGGATAGGTAGGTCTATTGTACCCAAATATCACTCTCATTCAATCAGCTTGTAATACATTTTAACAAAGTAGATTTGTTCTTTGATCATTGAGTACTATCTCAGAGTTGATCAATTGTGAGTTTAAATGTCCTTTAACACCAATAATTAATATTTGTGATGTTTTAATATAGAATTGCTAAATATTTATTGTTATCCATGAATCATATGCTGAGAACTTGTTATACTAACTTTTTCATTAGAATAAAAAAAAGCATTGAATTTGCCctagcattttatttcatttttagtaaTTGCGGTTTATTATACTGTACCTGATTTGTTTGAAGTAGGTCAAATTAATTCCATAGGTTATGAAATTAGTTTGATCCAACCAACTGTGGTTAAGGCCAATCACAATTTAGAGCTTGTATAAGGATGGAGAAAATAGACAAATTTAATAAGTCTTGTTCTTGCCATACTAAATAACTGCTAATTGTGATATTTGAATGCAGCCAGTCTGATCCCTTGACTATTTGAACCAGCCATTCTAGGATACTAGACTTAAATGACTGTTGCACTAGTTAAGTGTTTTTGCATAATTCACCTGAAATCATTTAAGTGCAAATTGTGGTATGGTAAAATGATATTGGCATATTTTGGCATACCTCATGTCACTGTGTTTAAGGTAACATGCGGCCCATTTTGTGAATTGCAGGATCTTTAATAATCTATTTTACGGAATATGACGGGAACAGGTCTGTCCCTATCTGGTATGTTAGGTTCACATATTGCTCTCATAGTTGGCCTTACCATGGATTATTGAATACATCACCACGAGTTAGATTCACACACAGTAAAACCTCAGTTTGCTGAACCTTGATACAACAGACCAAATTTGTGTCAGTTTAAGTAATGATATCATCAAACACATGAAGTTAATCTCTATAATGATGTAACTCACAATTTAACAGAGGATCATGAAAACAGACCCCTTTCTGCCAAGTGGTCTGTTAAATTGGGGCAAGACTGTTAACAGGAAGTACAGGAGCTACAAGGAAGGTAATATAGTGACTATGATTGCtttgtaatcttgaaaaatgatcTGTGAAAACTTCTTTGGCAATTTTTAATCTGGAGATTTCTTGGTTTAGCACAATTTATTGGAAACACATTATTTACTAACAATCTATGTAATTATGTATTTCaaggaatattaaaaaaataacattgccaACTATTGGACGCCTACGCCACTTCACCAATGAGACTCTACTTGATATCCTGTTTTACAATAGCCCCACTTACTGCCAAACAGTTGTGGATAAAGTAACAGTGGAGATGAACCATCTGTATGTACTTTTCATGAGCAGAAACCCTGACTTTAAAGGAAGAATCTCTGTTGCTGGCCATAGTTTAGgtaatgcaatattttaaaatgattagtTCAACAGAACATTTTAATTGCATAACTCTTGAGAACTGTTATCTAAATAGGGGTTTCAGTTCTTGAAGTTGTAGCTAGATTTTTGTCCTAGAAACATCTCTGGGGATTCTGACATTGCAAATGTCTTTTCATTTTATCAGACATAGGGAAGGTTGGGAAACATACCTAAGAGGTCAACGTGTAAATCACTGTTTAAACCCAGACACTTGAGAGATCTCAACATTCTTCTTGTAACGATACATTTTGTGTCTCCTAGGATCCTTGGTTCTATTTGACATACTGTCCAATCAAAAGGATTGGACTTCTGCAGTTAATTCTATACCTGTTGCTGCTAATGGTGCTGTGAGAGATGTGACAGATGACCAGCAGgtatttgtataaataaacaaTTTTCCTTAATATTTTCAAATGATAACTGCAATATTCAAAACACTAGAAATATGTAACCTGATCAAATTGTACTGCTGTCATACTTTACAGAATGCCTTCTCCCCTGCCAAGTACatgtgaagtatttttttaagaagTGGAAAAAATGTCTTGGATCACTAACGTTCTCTCATATTTTGTCAATTCATGAGGATGGTTCCACGGCACTAATCaaggaaaaacatttttcttcacactaacacacacatacatggtgTATGCTAAGTGACCAGATCCTGAAAGATCCCCTATCAGTATTTTTATTGAGAATCTTAGCTTTTATTGTTAAAAAGAGCTCTGTCATAAACAGTTGCATTTTCACTAGAGGCTATTGCAATATGTATTTTTTCTATATACGTTATTATGGGTTCCTGTAATGCATTTGAGAGTAAGTACTTAACCCTGACGTTTTTTAGATACAAACTACATGTTGCGCTGTCTAAACTGGACTTCTCTTTGTGGTATGGTGGATTGAAGTGAGCCCCAAAAGTATATACATTCACTCTCTGAGATTTATTTTTGAGCTATCCACTTATTCATTAGTGAAATTGATCTATTTTGACTTCTGTCctaatgtagattttttttcgtTTCAAGGTGTCATTGAATTCTAATTCTGCTGGTTGCCTCCTTTCTCAtttaaatgatgaacatgtggaTCATGAAGAGGAGGATGATATTCCAACCTTGCAAAGCACTTTGGAAATACTTAGTTTGTCTGAGTACATCAGTACTTTTGAAAAGGAGAAGATCGACATGGAATCTCTGGTATAGTAAAAATTGTAAACTAACATTGAGAATACAAGTTAATATTAAATTTTGTTTGTAGGCATCTAGATTTGAGAGGGAAGAGCAAAATGTTTAGAAGAAGAATAGGAGTCTTATACATGTGTGTAtattagagagagagacagtgagAATTAGTGTACGTAtgcgtgtatacacacacacacacacacactcttaaataccctttgggggggatatgggcggtgataaaatttaataaacaaacagataaataaataaaatatattgtagtAAGAGGAGAGTTCTCAAGACCCACTGACCCATCCCCAAAGTATTCAAAGAATGTACAAGGAATTTGCACACACAGTTCCATATGAGATGGGATTCTGGGAAAGCACAAAATATTCCatgtacagtcaggaccagacatattggaacaaggataactgttttggcatttggcctctgtataccaccacattgaagttgaaaggaaacacatccagatgggagcgaagtcaagactttcagctgtaattcaaggggtttgacaaaagtgggacactaaccattcaggaagtacagccagtggtgcacacacacacccatcgttagtggctcataagtaatggaatgaatggctgacaagcagctgcatggacaggtgtggcctgtttcctgggtaccccatgaccaattgAGCAGATAAAAGgtctggaggtggttctgagtgttacatttgcaggAGACTTCATACTTGAATTAGAAAGCTTGGGACAGATTCCTTAGTGCATAAA belongs to Candoia aspera isolate rCanAsp1 chromosome 6, rCanAsp1.hap2, whole genome shotgun sequence and includes:
- the SEC23IP gene encoding SEC23-interacting protein isoform X1, yielding MAAPKTSATGGISSTSGGTNLLFSSSATEFNFTVPFIPVSQTPPPPVAASAPGLLPADDNTEVGEEDNFLGQTSTNLNPPSTFSYFSQTPSSGDPFGSIGQPPLGVATPPQAGTSVFSKPPVSLPLLPGSQDGPSIFSAPVSKSQSFNTPSTSVQGIGTYQTPQQSGPPPTVFSTPPQGASQQGYNPYRHTTLSSRANPYITPPQLQQTQTPAQGLQPSPSVPPMQKYPTPAGPMPPFSSPQSALLPQTSMSAGTLVKAPPVLLHNQYEPVQPHWFYCKEVENKDLWMPFSDLDSTALEKVYNSVQPDPENVVLSTDGGRYDVYLYDRVRKAVYWEEEQSEVRRCTWFYKGDKDSRFIPYTEDFSEKLEGEYKKAVTTDQWHRRLEFPGGETFVMHNPKVIVQFQPSSIPDEWGTTQDGQTRPRVVKRGIDDDHEAIPDGEVSQIDHLVFMVHGIGPVCDLRFRSIVECVDDFRTVSLKLLQTHFRKSIEEHKVNRVEFLPVHWHNALHGDATGVDRNIKKITLPTIGRLRHFTNETLLDILFYNSPTYCQTVVDKVTVEMNHLYVLFMSRNPDFKGRISVAGHSLGSLVLFDILSNQKDWTSAVNSIPVAANGAVRDVTDDQQVSLNSNSAGCLLSHLNDEHVDHEEEDDIPTLQSTLEILSLSEYISTFEKEKIDMESLLLCTVDDLKEMGIPLGPRKKIANFVKDRAAKQEQRKALLEKKAAMEEEIAQTVKFSSTAASSETAIPQDASKRKRPFGALISSAHIDYEFFEVGTGQVSVVYSALDFEPEIFFALGSPIGGFLTVRGVEKIDESYRMPTCKGFFNIYHPLDPVAYRIEPMIISDFDLKPVLIPHHKGRKRLHLELKDSLSRMGSDLKQGFLSSLKSAWQTLNEFARAHTSSTQLQAELEKVAHQIKAEEEKDEAEAEKIVESSELSKDEDLSIKVGLLNGGRRIDYVLQEKPIESFNEYLFALQSHLCYWESEDTALLLLKEIYRSMNVYPEQPQH
- the SEC23IP gene encoding SEC23-interacting protein isoform X2; amino-acid sequence: MAAPKTSATGGISSTSGGTNLLFSSSATEFNFTVPFIPVSQTPPPPVAASAPGLLPADDNTEVGEEDNFLGQTSTNLNPPSTFSYFSQTPSSGDPFGSIGQPPLGVATPPQAGTSVFSKPPVSLPLLPGSQDGPSIFSAPVSKSQSFNTPSTSVQGIGTYQTPQQSGPPPTVFSTPPQGASQQGYNPYRHTTLSSRANPYITPPQLQQTQTPAQGLQPSPSVPPMQKYPTPAGPMPPFSSPQSALLPQTSMSAGTLVKAPPVLLHNQYEPVQPHWFYCKEVENKDLWMPFSDLDSTALEKVYNSVQPDPENVVLSTDGGRYDVYLYDRVRKAVYWEEEQSEVRRCTWFYKGDKDSRFIPYTEDFSEKLEGEYKKAVTTDQWHRRLEFPGGETFVMHNPKVIVQFQPSSIPDEWGTTQDGQTRPRVVKRGIDDDHEAIPDGEVSQIDHLVFMVHGIGPVCDLRFRSIVECVDDFRTVSLKLLQTHFRKSIEEHKVNRVEFLPVHWHNALHGDATGVDRNIKKITLPTIGRLRHFTNETLLDILFYNSPTYCQTVVDKVTVEMNHLYVLFMSRNPDFKGRISVAGHSLGSLVLFDILSNQKDWTSAVNSIPVAANGAVRDVTDDQQVSLNSNSAGCLLSHLNDEHVDHEEEDDIPTLQSTLEILSLSEYISTFEKEKIDMESLLLCTVDDLKEMGIPLGPRKKIANFVKDRAAKQEQRKALLEKKAAMEEEIAQTVKFSSTAASSETAIPQDASKRKRPFGALISSAHIDYEFFEVGTGQVSVVYSALDFEPEIFFALGSPIGGFLTVRGVEKIDESYRMPTCKGFFNIYHPLDPVAYRIEPMIISDFDLKPVLIPHHKGRKRLHLELKDSLSRMGSDLKQGFLSSLKSAWQTLNEFARAHTSSTQLQAELEKVAHQIKAEEEKDEAEEKIVESSELSKDEDLSIKVGLLNGGRRIDYVLQEKPIESFNEYLFALQSHLCYWESEDTALLLLKEIYRSMNVYPEQPQH